One segment of Anatilimnocola aggregata DNA contains the following:
- a CDS encoding DUF1501 domain-containing protein produces MLTFHDGNSRFGRRDFLRVGGLALGGLTLPQLLAQREALAGSANSKAKGLRDRSVIFVFLHGGPSQIETFDPKMTAPAGVRSATGEISTKLPGITFGSTFSRLASMNDKFSIVRSFRTGDANHDIKPIVGKHTMGANMGSLYSRIAGTNHPVTGMPMNAALFPRAVDPSTQAEQNKFGKFASTGSLGTAYAPFSPGGEGNFQKDLELRLSRDRVEDRRNLLAGLDRLQRGLDSDGNLLGADRLQQQAFQTVLGGIAKAFDLSTEDAKTVARYDTAPLVRPNQINPKWKNYNNYVDNAKSLGKLLLLARRLCETGCGFVTVTTNFVWDMHADVNNTGVEEGMQYMGNPLDYALSALIDDLHERGLSEKVLVVVCGEMGRTPRINKNGGRDHWGGLSPLLLSGGGLNMGQVIGQSTDDAGEPHTEPQELDNLLATVMHSLFDLGQVRLMTGMPQDLVRAITTPKPITGLT; encoded by the coding sequence ATGCTCACCTTTCATGATGGAAATTCGCGCTTCGGACGCCGTGACTTCCTCCGCGTTGGCGGCCTCGCGCTCGGTGGACTAACACTGCCGCAGTTGCTCGCCCAGCGTGAAGCACTGGCCGGCTCGGCTAACTCCAAGGCGAAGGGGCTCCGCGATCGTTCAGTGATCTTTGTCTTCCTGCATGGCGGGCCGAGCCAGATCGAAACGTTCGATCCCAAGATGACCGCTCCCGCTGGCGTGCGCAGCGCGACCGGCGAAATCTCGACCAAGTTGCCCGGCATTACCTTCGGCAGCACGTTTAGCCGGCTGGCGAGCATGAACGACAAGTTCAGCATCGTCCGCTCGTTCCGCACGGGCGATGCCAATCACGATATCAAGCCCATCGTCGGCAAGCACACGATGGGGGCGAACATGGGTTCGCTCTACTCGCGCATTGCGGGAACCAATCATCCGGTCACTGGCATGCCGATGAACGCGGCGCTGTTTCCTCGGGCCGTCGACCCCAGCACGCAAGCGGAACAGAATAAGTTCGGCAAGTTTGCCTCGACCGGTAGCCTGGGAACTGCCTACGCGCCGTTCTCCCCAGGTGGCGAAGGGAACTTTCAGAAAGACCTCGAACTGCGACTGTCGCGCGATCGCGTCGAAGATCGTCGCAATCTTCTTGCTGGACTCGATCGCTTGCAACGCGGGCTCGATTCAGACGGCAACCTGCTCGGGGCCGATCGTCTGCAGCAGCAGGCCTTTCAAACCGTACTCGGCGGCATTGCCAAGGCCTTCGACCTTTCAACCGAAGATGCCAAGACGGTGGCCCGTTACGATACGGCCCCACTCGTTCGTCCCAATCAGATCAACCCCAAGTGGAAGAACTACAACAACTACGTCGACAACGCCAAGTCGCTGGGCAAACTCTTGCTGCTGGCTCGCCGCCTGTGCGAAACGGGCTGCGGGTTCGTCACGGTCACCACCAACTTTGTCTGGGACATGCACGCGGATGTGAACAACACGGGCGTGGAAGAGGGGATGCAATACATGGGCAACCCGCTCGATTACGCTCTCTCGGCCTTGATCGACGATTTGCACGAGCGCGGGCTGAGCGAGAAAGTGCTCGTAGTCGTATGTGGCGAAATGGGGCGCACGCCGCGAATCAATAAGAACGGCGGTCGCGATCACTGGGGTGGCTTGTCGCCACTGCTATTGAGCGGTGGCGGGCTGAATATGGGCCAGGTTATCGGTCAGAGCACCGACGATGCGGGCGAGCCACACACCGAACCGCAGGAACTCGATAACCTGCTGGCCACCGTCATGCATAGCTTGTTCGATTTGGGTCAGGTTCGCCTCATGACCGGCATGCCACAAGATCTGGTCCGCGCCATTACCACCCCGAAGCCCATCACCGGGTTAACTTAA
- a CDS encoding DUF1501 domain-containing protein, which translates to MLNLLGNSPPTACNRVTRRTALQAAGSGLLGLSLANVMAAEQLAPSTSKLKPRAKSVIFMFLFGGPSQLETFDCKPDAPAKIRGPFMPIACRTPDLRISEHLPRVAGITDQLCVIRTMTHNYNDHSGGGHYIQTGHRWQVPLGGGFNATNRDWPSMGSVTEYVEQHRAGAKPSELPNYAVLPNFLGKLQEFSSQLRRPGEYGGWLGRGYDGLTTNITKRSAKDNPYFRACTDDELKYEIQGLSLPEGITLDRLEKRQTLVSQFDDSLRQLDHHAGIAAWDRLQQRAWSLATSSATRKALNLTEENPDLRDRYGRNLFGQSTLMARRLVEAGTRFVTVHFDACDGQSWDSHSSSNDVKKHLLPSLDNALASLVEDLKDRGMLDETLVVCMGEMGRTPQANATWGRSHWSTLFPAVLAGGGIKRGIVYGSSDKDAAYPIDKPVTPEDLAATIYTALGIDPHMQLADMQGRPVPIVDGGCPLEELFG; encoded by the coding sequence ATGCTGAACTTGCTGGGAAACTCGCCCCCTACCGCCTGCAATCGCGTCACGCGTCGCACTGCGCTCCAAGCTGCTGGCTCGGGGCTGTTGGGCCTGTCGCTAGCCAATGTCATGGCCGCGGAACAGCTGGCACCATCAACCTCCAAACTGAAGCCGCGGGCCAAGTCCGTAATCTTCATGTTCCTGTTTGGTGGTCCCAGCCAACTGGAAACATTCGACTGCAAGCCCGACGCGCCGGCGAAGATTCGCGGCCCCTTCATGCCCATCGCCTGCCGCACGCCGGATCTGCGCATCAGCGAGCACCTGCCGCGCGTGGCGGGCATTACCGACCAACTGTGCGTCATCCGCACGATGACCCACAACTACAATGATCACAGCGGGGGTGGGCACTACATTCAAACGGGCCATCGGTGGCAAGTTCCCTTGGGTGGTGGCTTCAATGCCACCAATCGGGACTGGCCGTCCATGGGCTCGGTAACGGAGTATGTCGAACAGCACCGGGCTGGTGCCAAGCCGAGCGAACTGCCGAACTATGCGGTGCTGCCGAATTTTCTCGGCAAGTTGCAAGAGTTCTCGTCGCAACTGCGCCGGCCGGGCGAATATGGCGGCTGGCTCGGGCGTGGCTACGACGGCCTGACGACGAACATCACCAAGCGGTCAGCCAAGGACAATCCTTACTTCCGCGCTTGCACGGACGACGAACTCAAATACGAGATCCAAGGGCTCTCGCTGCCCGAAGGAATCACGCTCGATCGTTTGGAAAAACGACAAACCCTCGTGAGCCAATTCGACGATTCGCTACGCCAACTCGATCACCACGCCGGCATCGCCGCCTGGGATCGGTTGCAACAACGGGCCTGGTCGCTGGCCACTTCTTCCGCCACGCGCAAAGCTCTGAACCTGACCGAAGAAAACCCCGACCTGCGCGATCGTTACGGCCGCAATCTGTTCGGTCAATCGACGCTGATGGCGCGCCGCCTGGTCGAGGCGGGCACTCGCTTTGTCACAGTTCATTTCGATGCCTGTGATGGCCAAAGCTGGGACTCGCACTCGTCCAGCAACGACGTAAAAAAACATTTGCTTCCTTCGCTCGACAACGCGCTCGCATCGCTAGTCGAGGACCTGAAAGATCGCGGGATGCTCGACGAAACGCTGGTCGTCTGCATGGGCGAAATGGGGCGCACGCCGCAAGCCAACGCCACGTGGGGCCGCAGTCACTGGAGTACGCTGTTCCCCGCAGTCCTTGCCGGAGGCGGCATCAAGCGCGGCATCGTCTACGGCAGCAGCGACAAAGACGCAGCCTACCCCATCGATAAGCCTGTCACGCCGGAAGATCTGGCCGCGACTATCTACACCGCGCTCGGCATTGATCCGCACATGCAACTCGCCGATATGCAAGGTCGCCCGGTACCCATCGTGGACGGTGGCTGCCCGCTTGAAGAACTGTTTGGTTAG
- a CDS encoding DUF1559 domain-containing protein, protein MAARIRRPTGFTLVVLLVVIAIIGVLVALLLPAVQAAREAARRTHCKNNFKQLALAIHNYHDTFLYLPPGYISSNPGVSTNSTWCRTGGVQGAPFTVLILPYSEQATMHSRFDFNVVFQDVSNQMAAANGAVVVPLKMYQCPSDIRFVKNKQLNSYFGVQGGGSAPDCGNSSCSPANERGMYVTGMLFGGSKLGFRNATDGSANVFLLGESRYGNAAWAASAKQDGCAYTRNLAGAQDAINLHKNQGIHDTRGFSSHHPGGAGFAMLDGSVHFVSQNIDLSMYRQLAQRDDGLPSGGFQQ, encoded by the coding sequence ATGGCAGCACGTATTCGTCGACCCACGGGCTTCACGCTCGTTGTGCTGCTCGTAGTGATTGCCATTATCGGCGTCTTGGTGGCACTGCTCCTGCCAGCCGTGCAGGCCGCTCGCGAAGCGGCCCGTCGCACGCACTGCAAGAACAACTTCAAGCAACTCGCTCTGGCGATTCATAACTATCACGATACGTTCCTGTATCTGCCTCCCGGTTATATCTCCAGCAATCCCGGCGTTTCGACCAATTCCACCTGGTGCCGAACTGGCGGCGTGCAGGGAGCGCCATTCACGGTCTTGATTCTGCCTTACAGCGAACAAGCGACGATGCACTCGCGCTTTGACTTCAACGTCGTGTTTCAAGACGTTAGCAATCAAATGGCAGCCGCGAATGGTGCCGTGGTCGTTCCGCTCAAGATGTATCAGTGCCCCAGCGACATTCGGTTCGTTAAGAACAAGCAGTTGAATAGCTACTTTGGCGTGCAAGGTGGCGGCTCTGCTCCCGACTGTGGCAACTCCAGTTGTAGCCCGGCAAACGAGCGGGGCATGTATGTGACCGGCATGCTCTTCGGCGGCTCGAAGCTTGGCTTTCGCAACGCCACCGATGGTTCCGCTAATGTCTTTCTGCTTGGCGAGTCGCGTTATGGCAACGCTGCTTGGGCGGCCAGTGCGAAACAAGATGGCTGTGCCTACACGCGCAACCTGGCTGGTGCTCAGGACGCGATCAATCTGCACAAGAACCAAGGCATTCACGATACGCGCGGGTTCAGCAGCCATCATCCCGGCGGAGCTGGTTTTGCGATGCTCGATGGCTCCGTCCATTTTGTCTCGCAGAATATCGATCTTTCGATGTATCGCCAACTCGCTCAACGCGACGACGGTCTCCCGTCAGGAGGATTCCAGCAGTGA
- a CDS encoding PilZ domain-containing protein: MMTFQVEANRRQAVRHPASLVLIIQPVAGGHEAAGEPLHAVSLDLSQSGLRFCCDRPLLTDLAIVSIQAAEHELVVRLLAQRIRCRRNGPLFEIAVKFVEKLSTPLDLPTTDGATSSP; the protein is encoded by the coding sequence ATGATGACATTCCAGGTTGAAGCGAATCGCCGACAGGCTGTCCGGCACCCGGCATCGTTGGTTTTGATCATTCAGCCCGTTGCCGGTGGCCACGAGGCCGCTGGTGAACCCTTGCACGCGGTCAGCCTCGACCTTTCTCAAAGTGGTCTGCGCTTTTGTTGCGATCGGCCACTCCTCACCGATCTGGCCATCGTCAGCATTCAGGCGGCCGAGCACGAACTGGTTGTTCGCTTGCTTGCGCAGCGCATTCGCTGTCGCCGCAATGGTCCCCTGTTCGAGATCGCCGTGAAGTTCGTCGAGAAGTTGAGTACGCCGCTCGACCTGCCAACCACTGACGGGGCCACTTCGTCACCATAG
- a CDS encoding TraR/DksA C4-type zinc finger protein yields MPSSRSIIRWFCPYCSWQEDGTVAELDSRLRGLGMIRREEKAELSLMLELARIKKPDLRCPGCNQTGFTADAINPGEDDWGAGKPCANCGTTIPAERLELFPEQDLCAKCQGTVERGGQLSGDDYCHHCGTPMVVKQTKGGVSRYQQVCPSCRR; encoded by the coding sequence ATGCCTTCCTCTCGTTCCATCATTCGCTGGTTCTGCCCTTACTGTTCATGGCAGGAAGATGGCACGGTGGCCGAACTGGATAGCCGCCTGCGCGGGCTGGGCATGATTCGGCGGGAAGAGAAAGCCGAACTGAGCCTGATGCTCGAACTGGCGCGGATCAAGAAGCCCGACCTGCGTTGCCCCGGGTGCAACCAAACGGGCTTCACCGCCGACGCCATTAATCCCGGCGAAGACGACTGGGGTGCCGGCAAACCCTGCGCAAACTGCGGCACAACCATTCCCGCCGAGCGTTTGGAGCTGTTTCCCGAGCAGGACTTATGTGCGAAATGCCAAGGGACCGTCGAACGGGGCGGCCAACTCTCGGGGGACGACTATTGCCACCATTGCGGCACGCCGATGGTCGTCAAGCAAACCAAAGGGGGCGTCAGTCGTTATCAACAAGTCTGCCCGAGTTGCCGCCGATAA
- the rpsU gene encoding 30S ribosomal protein S21: MVKLVVRDRESIQEAVRRFRKLVERSGIKKEMRRREYYEKPSEIRRRSRLRAERRARRNKLMPGT; the protein is encoded by the coding sequence ATGGTTAAGCTTGTTGTTCGCGACCGAGAAAGCATTCAGGAGGCAGTCCGCCGATTCCGCAAGTTGGTCGAGCGTAGCGGCATCAAGAAGGAAATGCGCCGCCGCGAGTATTACGAAAAACCGAGCGAAATTCGCCGCAGGTCGCGTCTTCGGGCTGAACGCCGAGCACGCCGGAACAAATTGATGCCAGGCACTTAG
- the aroF gene encoding 3-deoxy-7-phosphoheptulonate synthase — MIIILKSEVTEDQIQHVIERVEALGMKAHLSRGTYRTIIGVIGDEQKIGAEPLRAIPGVMDVIPVLPPYKLASREAHPQASIVDVGGIKIGGGNLAMIAGPCAVEEPERMMDIAAAVKKAGANIYRGGAYKPRTSPYAFQGSGEEGLKILREAGDAHGMPVVTEVMDPRCVEIVDQYADMIQIGARNMQNFVLLTEVGRTRKPVLLKRGMSATIEDLLMSAEYILSQGNSQVVLCERGVKGFDKVTRNLYDVAAVAVVKGLSHLPIIVDPSHATGRPDLIPPCALAGVAVGADGVHIEVHDCPERAKSDGPQALLPRQYAELVTQIRKLAELFGKTISTIGPEKAA, encoded by the coding sequence GTGATCATTATTCTCAAGTCAGAAGTCACCGAAGATCAGATTCAACACGTCATTGAGCGGGTTGAAGCACTCGGCATGAAGGCTCACCTGAGCCGCGGCACCTATCGCACCATCATTGGCGTGATCGGGGACGAGCAGAAGATCGGTGCCGAACCGCTGCGAGCTATTCCGGGCGTGATGGATGTCATTCCCGTGTTGCCCCCCTACAAACTGGCCAGCCGCGAAGCCCATCCGCAGGCCAGCATTGTGGATGTCGGTGGCATCAAAATTGGTGGCGGCAACCTGGCGATGATCGCCGGCCCCTGTGCCGTCGAAGAACCCGAACGAATGATGGATATTGCTGCGGCGGTCAAAAAGGCCGGGGCGAATATCTATCGCGGTGGTGCTTACAAGCCCCGCACCAGCCCATATGCCTTTCAAGGCTCCGGCGAAGAAGGCTTGAAGATCTTACGCGAAGCAGGCGATGCCCACGGCATGCCCGTCGTCACCGAAGTAATGGATCCCCGTTGCGTCGAAATCGTCGATCAATATGCGGACATGATCCAAATCGGTGCCCGCAACATGCAGAATTTCGTCCTCCTCACCGAAGTGGGGCGCACTCGCAAGCCCGTGCTGCTGAAACGCGGCATGAGCGCCACGATCGAAGATTTGTTGATGAGTGCCGAATACATCCTGTCGCAAGGCAACAGCCAAGTGGTGTTGTGCGAGCGAGGCGTAAAGGGCTTCGATAAAGTCACCCGCAACCTGTACGACGTGGCCGCTGTGGCCGTTGTGAAGGGCTTGTCTCACTTGCCGATCATTGTCGACCCCAGCCATGCGACGGGCCGGCCCGACCTGATTCCGCCGTGTGCCTTGGCCGGTGTGGCAGTCGGTGCAGATGGCGTTCATATCGAAGTACACGATTGCCCCGAACGGGCAAAGTCGGATGGTCCGCAGGCTCTCCTCCCGCGGCAGTATGCAGAGCTTGTCACCCAGATTCGTAAGCTGGCCGAGTTGTTTGGCAAAACCATTTCAACGATCGGCCCGGAGAAAGCCGCATGA
- the tpiA gene encoding triose-phosphate isomerase, which produces MRRKFIAGNWKMNTTAAQGVELATALAKAVGSASDVEVAVCPPSVYLSAIGAAIKGSAIGLGAQNCHYEAKGAFTGEVAPAMLLDVGCKYVILGHSERRQLFHETNQDVNKKVIAALAAGLTPIVCVGETLDERQAARTQAVVREQVEGSLAGLTGEQVLKLVIAYEPIWAIGTGVVATPQQAEEVHADLRSLLSSRYTAPVAEAVRIQYGGSVNAENAATLLSQPNIDGALVGGAALKADGFLAIIQGAR; this is translated from the coding sequence ATGAGACGCAAATTTATCGCTGGCAATTGGAAGATGAACACGACCGCCGCGCAAGGGGTCGAATTAGCAACCGCGCTGGCCAAGGCCGTCGGTTCGGCGAGCGATGTGGAGGTCGCCGTTTGCCCCCCCAGTGTTTACCTGAGTGCAATTGGCGCTGCAATCAAGGGCTCGGCCATTGGCCTCGGTGCCCAAAACTGCCATTACGAAGCGAAGGGCGCGTTCACGGGAGAAGTCGCTCCCGCGATGCTGCTCGATGTCGGCTGCAAGTACGTGATTCTCGGCCATAGCGAACGCCGCCAGCTATTCCACGAGACCAATCAAGACGTGAACAAGAAGGTGATCGCCGCGTTGGCAGCGGGGCTGACGCCGATCGTTTGCGTTGGCGAGACGCTGGACGAGCGTCAAGCGGCTCGGACACAAGCGGTTGTACGCGAACAGGTCGAGGGTTCGCTGGCTGGTTTGACCGGCGAGCAAGTTCTGAAGTTGGTCATTGCCTACGAGCCCATTTGGGCCATCGGCACCGGCGTGGTTGCGACCCCGCAGCAAGCGGAAGAGGTGCATGCTGACCTACGCTCGCTCCTGTCGTCGCGGTATACTGCCCCGGTCGCCGAGGCGGTACGGATTCAATACGGTGGCAGCGTGAACGCAGAAAATGCGGCTACGTTGCTGTCGCAGCCCAATATCGACGGCGCACTCGTCGGCGGGGCTGCACTCAAGGCGGATGGCTTTCTGGCGATCATTCAAGGCGCGCGGTAG